aatgaaacagatggAAAGCAAGAGACAGACAAAGATTCAATCCTGGCCCTAGTAAAGCTGCAAAATTCCTGTTGACTGCAGTGGTGCAGAACCAGAACAAAACAGGGGGTGGAGGAAAGCAGGGACAGGGAAAGGAAATCAGGGAAGGATGGCTTCAGATGATTTTATCCCCGTGTTCCCATCCTTGTTCCCCTCACCCACCATCAGTCTCTACTTTCTCCAGCTCTCATCTTTTCTTGTTGCTGAAGCAGTAAGCTGTCATTTCTCATCTGGTATCTCCCATCCATCCATCAGCATGTCTGGGATAGCTGGCAGCTAATTCTGATGGGTGAACGACCCATCAGTATCCCTCGCCAGTTCCCACAGGGCACGTAAACTGATCAAGCTAACAAATGCAGACACGCTCATCCACAGTTGCTACCGGTAGCAAAGACAAAGATGTAAAGGGTTCCATATGGTAGCTGTGTTCAGTGAGGAGATACAATGCCAGAAGAGAAACATCTCATCTGCCTGAATTGCACTCACTTCCCGCCAGTCCTTCACACATTGCTCTTTGGGCTACCTAACGATCTCATGGGGCCACTATAACGTACCTCTCTTCGTATTCCGCCGTAATGCCAAAGGTTTAGTGGAGACCAGAAATATATTCTGCTACATGCATGCTGCCTAATAGATGGTGTCAGGTCGTGGTACAGATGTTGCCAAAGCCCTTCCTCAAGAGGACAGAAAAACTTGGTGGAACCAGTATCTCATTCTTGGCAGTTGTTTTTCAGGGCACACTGATGTGAACGAAAGAGCAAAAATCCTTTTCCCAATTATCtaacactagaaaaaaaatcaggatttcatGAGAAGAGAACAGCTACAGCCTGTATTAGAACAAACTAGGTCGCATCTCCCTTTTCAAACGCTTTTGCATGGCTGGCTTTCTGTACCTGCAAATGGTGGAATATAATTCACAAGCTTATTCCAGACGTTAGTGAAAACTTCTTCCCAAGACTCTTCCCACAGCCAAAATCAAAGTCAATCTCATAAAAACTCCCTTTAGTTTCTCTTCAGCTATAtaacattgtttttatttaatcttgCAATGATGTAGTTTTTCCACTGAGAGGTGGAAAATTGAGACGGAAGGGAATATTTTCCCTTCCATCTGTTGGCTGTCTTCTCTTTCCCAATAGTGTCCAAGTTTCACTGAACAACTCCCTTTCTGCACAGCCATTTCAGGCTTCACGCCTTATCTTGAGCCAGCGCTTACTTTGATCTGGGTTCTGACAGTCTACAGTCATAAGTAGGATGTCTCATTTCAACattgttccttttctttactCGTTGAGCCACATGCTTACGATGCATTTCATAATGAACTTAATTCCTTATGCCTACTTCCACAGGCAAGAAATCCACGTGCgccagcttctgctgctgacGTTCTCCAGATGCCCGGCTCTATTTGGTAACGTTTCTCTTTTGCTGCACTAAATGCATCTCTCATTTCCTCTCAGCATTCTCGCAAGCTGTGGCCATTTGGGGCAGCTGGGCCTCCTCCAGAGACATTCCTCTCAGTCGCTTTGCAGGGCTCTTCTGGCTGGTGTGCCAGCACCCAGGGGGTTCGATCTTCTCAGCACCATCCGTTGTTTTCACCTCTGTTTCAAAGGTCTGCTCTTTCTCAGTGCGGCTATCTACTTATCATTTATTGTTTAGCCTGTTCTCCCTGCAGTGGTTTAGCCCCAGAGTAAACAGAATAATCCCGTTTGGTTTTGGGCCTgtcttttcagtaaagaaaatgttacagACATTGTTATTTTGCGCCTGGGATTCCTGCCAGTTAGCTGCATCGATGGTAAGGATTGATTCTTCAGAAGATACTTTCCTGAAGCTAAGGAAACACTTctggggagaaaataaatttttaagagGACGCTTCAAAAATAAGGCTATCCTGAGATCATAAGCCTACTGCAGTTTTAACTAAAAATCTTTCTTGGCTTGTCCACTGGAAGCTCAGCCGTCCTTGGAGCTCGGGGTTGCTGGGGTAATGCACTGCTGTTTGTAACGCTTTCCCCCGGACACTGAACTCGCCGCTAGTAGATGGACACAACCCTGTCCTGCGGCATTTGAGCAGGCACTTGTCAAAAGCGGTGAAGCGCAGGCTGGGGCCGGGGCACGGCCCCTCGCTCCGTCACCTCGAGGCGCAGCACCGCTCCCAGGCCTCCATAATGCACAACACGCACGTTTCACCCAGGTCATCCGTGCTGGCGCCTGGAAGGTCATTATTTTCTGATTGAGCACTGCCTGTCTTTTgtccaaaaaaatcccccagcgCCACGGCATTTAGTTCGGGGCAGTTTGTGGGCtttttctttgtggcttttcCTTGCCACAAGGACGCCCGGTCTCCAGCCGGACAAGCCGGTGGCTCTGAGGAAGAGCCTGAGGGCACAGCCCCTCAGCAGCCACCACCGCTagggacgccccccccccccgccgcctttaCGCATGCGCGGACGAACGCGCCAGCGCCACCTTCCCGCCCTTTTCGCCACTGCAAGGAGCAGCCCGTGGCGCATGCTCACTCGGAGGAAGCGGTCGTCCGAGGAGAGGGGggagttcccccccccccccgccctctctCTACCGAAGGCGCTCGGGTGTTTCCGTTCCTctccggcgccgccgccgccgcctttcCCCGCCCCCTCGCCTCTTGCCTGGGCGCCGCAatcccggcggcgcggcgggaggaggtggaagaTGGCGGCTGGGAttggcggggaggcggcggcggcggcggcagcggttATGCAAAAGAGGCCGTCGGCAGCCAGCGCCAGAGCCGGTGTGGACCGCGGCTGAGCAGGGAGGCGGCTGGGGCTgcgccgccaccgccctcccTCGGCGCCGgaccctcctcctctccctccctccctcgccgcCTCTCGCCTTccccgcctgccccggccccccgccctcGCCCCGGCCCGGCATGGACGTTGGCTCTCCGCCGTGTCCGCCGTGTCGCTGTGCGCGGCGCTGCGAGGCCGcgagccgccgctgccgctgaGCGGGGCCGGCCCGCCGCTCccgggagaggggaggggaaaagatgTCGGACACCAAGGTGAAAGTTGCCGTCAGGGTCCGGCCGATGAACAGGAGAGGTAAACCGGCTCTGGGGAatgggggcggcggggcccgggggtgtggggagggggcggcACCGGGGCGCGCCTGAGGCGGGCGCGGCGTCCCCCTTCTCCCCCGGGTGGCGGGAGGATAagccccctcacacacacacacaccacacacccccccgccgccgcctgcccctcGCTGCCTCGCACAGGCACGCCTGCCAGCCTGCCCCCGCTGAGGGGGAGCCGGCGGGGGGCGAGCTGCGAGGAGAAGGcgggaggggggtgtgggggggtgctCTGGCCCCGGGTACAGCCCCCCGCCGTGTCGCCTTGCAGAGCTGGACCTGAATACCAAGTGCATCGTGGAGATGGAAGGGAACCAGACCGTGCTTCACCCGCCGCCTTCCAACAGCAAGCAGGGAGAAAGGTAAAAACGCGGGTCGCCGTGGCCCAAAGGAAAACCCAGCCCCGGTTCCTCTGCCTCAGCCCGGCAGAGGCTTCGCCTGGCTTTGTTAGGGGAGCGGCGGGGTCCCGAAGTTCTCGCTCGGTGCCTTTCAGGGGCTGCGGTGGGGGGGAGCGGGCGAGGGCGAGCGCCAGCCGGGGGGTTGCTGCGTTGGGCTTGCATCCCTGGGAAGTGAGGAGCGGACCTTCCTCTCCTGGCTTCCAGAGTGGAGTCGGGGGTACCCGCGCTGGGGTGTGGAGACAGAAGATCCCTGCTGGCCTCCCAGGTTTAAAAGCTGATTTCTTGATTAACTGCTCAAAAAATAAGCTGTTGGTTAGGTAAGGACTTAAACTGACCGTGCGTGCTGTTTTCAGGAATTTCCCTTGGGTGCAGGCTGCTAGTAACTTGATGGAACCTGTGGGGGAACAAGAAGCAGGATCTGAATTTCATGCTAgtgatggtatttttttttttaagtttgtttacTAGGTTTTAAcgtatttgcatttgaaaagccCGTAATTGCTAGATCCTTTATTAATTCAGTGTTGTTCTGTGAAGTAGCCTATGAGAAtatgctaaaataattttgaaatctggcaTTTAGTTGTGATGCCCCAGTAAAGAATACCCTTGGGAATAATCCAAAATACCAATGCACTAGACTGTAAAAATAGATCAGAACAGGAAAAGATTTCTTCCCTTGGAGGGAGTGTGGGGAAAGACAGGGAGGTGCAAGGGGAATAGCTACGTTGTATGCTTATCTGTTCAGTTACCTGTTGACTGCTCAACTTAAGTTGATCTGTTAAATGTATTTAATGCCAAGAAGCGTGAAATCGTTTGCATGGTTATAGAGATTTTAATCTAAACACATTCCTACTACTTGAGGTTTTATTAAGAATATTTTTGATCGAGTTCATAGGAGTTATGAAGAAACTGTAGTGTGagaatatgggtttttttcaaagatggTATGTCATGCTTTTAtagttttccagcagaaaaggTTGAGACCGTTTCTATTTTTACATGTCCGAGATGCAAAGGTGCTTCTCGTGTTAATCCACATACTGGAATATAGCTGTAATCACACCAGTTTAACTTTAATCCAGCTTGCATTGTCTTCAGAACCATTGTTGTGGCTAACGTGCTGGCCTCGGTCTTGAAAGATCTGTGCTTGTTTCTGGCCCCTTTCACAGATCTTTGTGTGATCTTCTACAAGTCGTGCTGCCTCTGTGGGTCTTAGCATCCCATCCGTAAAATGGAAATCTTGTTTTTCTTGATACTATTCTATTTTAGaaagtatggggttttttccctcctgtttatTTGAAGCGTATATATGGCCTCCATCACAACACTGCTACAATAACATTAACTCTTTAAAGTGAGTGGATTTGACAGAtataaaacatgaaatacaaaCAGAGTTTACAAAGCAAGAACagaattaagatttaaaaatcattatttcaatAGACTAAACAGCCTGAGGGCCAGATGATTTAATAAAGAGCCTGTAATGTGTGAATTTTGCTTGTTGTGCACATTGGCCTGCAGGTATTCAGTGAGACTGTGCAGTGACTCTCTGTCTTCTGAGAGCGTGTGTGGCTTGTGTTTATCTGGCTGTAATACCTGTAATATATATA
This region of Harpia harpyja isolate bHarHar1 chromosome 1, bHarHar1 primary haplotype, whole genome shotgun sequence genomic DNA includes:
- the LOC128151314 gene encoding kinesin-like protein KIF13A; translated protein: MSDTKVKVAVRVRPMNRRELDLNTKCIVEMEGNQTVLHPPPSNSKQGESISLWNRPDDLHNLFRYLGKKHFLTLYFFNVGLKSDAII